One Cricetulus griseus strain 17A/GY chromosome 5, alternate assembly CriGri-PICRH-1.0, whole genome shotgun sequence genomic window carries:
- the Acyp1 gene encoding acylphosphatase-1 isoform X3, protein MAAEGDTLVSVDYEIFGKVQGVFFRKYTQAEGKKLGLVGWVQNTDRGTVKGQLQGPISKVRPMQEWLQRRGSPKSHIDRANFNNEKVISKLDYADFQIVK, encoded by the exons ATGGCGGCGGAAGGGGACACCTTGGTCTCAGTGGATTATGAAATTTTTGGGAAGGTTCAAGGGGTGTTTTTCCGCAAGTACACTCAG GCTGAGGGTAAAAAGCTAGGTTTGGTAGGCTGGGTCCAGAACACGGATCGGGGCACGGTGAAAGGACAACTGCAAGGTCCCATCTCCAAGGTGCGCCCCATGCAAGAATGGCTGCAGAGAAGAGGAAGCCCCAAGTCACACATTGACAGAGCAAACTTCAACAATGAGAAGGTCATCTCAAAGTTGGATTATGCAGATTTCCAAATTGTAAAATAA
- the Acyp1 gene encoding acylphosphatase-1 isoform X1: MGCGVNRPQDWGFAWLAGVGLLIALLSAFGCCAQAPGLSMAAEGDTLVSVDYEIFGKVQGVFFRKYTQAEGKKLGLVGWVQNTDRGTVKGQLQGPISKVRPMQEWLQRRGSPKSHIDRANFNNEKVISKLDYADFQIVK, encoded by the exons ATGGGCTGCGGAGTCAACCGGCCACAGGATTGGGGGTTCGCCTGGCTAGCGGGAGTGGGACTGCTGATCGCTCTTCTGAGCGCATTTGGCTGCTGCGCCCAGGCCCCAG GCTTGAGCATGGCGGCGGAAGGGGACACCTTGGTCTCAGTGGATTATGAAATTTTTGGGAAGGTTCAAGGGGTGTTTTTCCGCAAGTACACTCAG GCTGAGGGTAAAAAGCTAGGTTTGGTAGGCTGGGTCCAGAACACGGATCGGGGCACGGTGAAAGGACAACTGCAAGGTCCCATCTCCAAGGTGCGCCCCATGCAAGAATGGCTGCAGAGAAGAGGAAGCCCCAAGTCACACATTGACAGAGCAAACTTCAACAATGAGAAGGTCATCTCAAAGTTGGATTATGCAGATTTCCAAATTGTAAAATAA
- the Acyp1 gene encoding acylphosphatase-1 isoform X2, with amino-acid sequence MQKGGVWVQKGHLTQNAANSAAQISAALGERSKGLSMAAEGDTLVSVDYEIFGKVQGVFFRKYTQAEGKKLGLVGWVQNTDRGTVKGQLQGPISKVRPMQEWLQRRGSPKSHIDRANFNNEKVISKLDYADFQIVK; translated from the exons ATGCAGAAAGGTGGGGTGTGGGTGCAGAAGGGTCACCTGACACAGAATGCAGCCAACTCTGCAGCTCAGATCAGCGCTGCCCTTGGGGAGAGGAGCAAGG GCTTGAGCATGGCGGCGGAAGGGGACACCTTGGTCTCAGTGGATTATGAAATTTTTGGGAAGGTTCAAGGGGTGTTTTTCCGCAAGTACACTCAG GCTGAGGGTAAAAAGCTAGGTTTGGTAGGCTGGGTCCAGAACACGGATCGGGGCACGGTGAAAGGACAACTGCAAGGTCCCATCTCCAAGGTGCGCCCCATGCAAGAATGGCTGCAGAGAAGAGGAAGCCCCAAGTCACACATTGACAGAGCAAACTTCAACAATGAGAAGGTCATCTCAAAGTTGGATTATGCAGATTTCCAAATTGTAAAATAA
- the Mlh3 gene encoding DNA mismatch repair protein Mlh3 isoform X2, whose product MIKCLSDEVQAKLRSGLAIISLSQCVEELILNSIDAEAKCVAIRVNMETFQVQVIDNGFGMAGDDVEKVGNRYFTSKCNSIQDLENSKFYGFRGEALASIVDMASTVEILSKKNTTMKTFVKMFQNGKALNVCEADLTRPSVGTTVTVYNLFSQFPVRRKSMDPRLEFEKVRQRVEAISLMHPSISFSLRNDVSGAMVLQLPKTKDICSRFCQIYGLGKSQKLREIHFKYKEFEFSGYVSSEAHYNKNMQFLFVNRRLVLRTKLHKLIDFLLRKESIICRPKNGSASRHMNSSPRHRSASELHGIYVINVQCQFCDYDVCMEPAKTLIEFQNWDTLLICIQEGVKRFLKQEKLFVELSGEDIKEFNDDNDFSLLGATLQTHVSTHEMCEQSSFQEACNHILDSYEMFNLQSKTVKRIATIENTNPQNSGASEAIRKKTNDSSRHCEADGLGGSKMIEPSSPSKNSAHSESRVLQEAAQSGENEEHQKSFLEHRRASESPPGTSPKMFPNPIRTHHLFEKGKAELETQKISTAVNVMAADIPQYGGIQSPLEKCKEATKVGYQPLPFETTAFRVHDTQRKKEKGRKEPSSHGRVNVFSYGQVKLCSTGFITHVVQKEHTKSAEAEHSFKSYVRPGPVSAQETFGNRAHHAVETLGNNDFTSTLNKEPAHLLHKKLRRTNASYGTEDNPAAADENLTLFQESGTGSHRDCFLPDTSSFPWYRYASNKKTDKMMCSSKHVVHRKLSLRSQVGSLEKFKRQYGKVNSSLDTEGDSNTEVRTHRDARVETGILLKDKDHLDTSDGGESTAVDPSDSHDACQPASHIPFSETFPFSKEDYLGQMPHLRESPITLTELSHCRRKPSNVEKSAESLASKLSRLKGSEKEMQTMEMTDYISELPDSGSSWTDSSRAARSDLHACELLKNKHEKIESGMLLIPDPATHDNSSHDSAIHSKNIMDGTERRETPLLLLPCNDSEISKDSDVLTRSSEQHTGSPDPPHRMTMSQVEDSTASQGGTCSQNEESKARSCSTNEDSNSYCMGWQQHFDVTLGRMVYINRTTGLSTFVAPTEDIKTACTKDLTTVAVDVLLGNGVQYRCHPFRSDLILPFLPRAQEERTMLRQNDRDAVGAAAVSESLQSLFSEWNNPVFARYPEVAVDVSSGRAESLAVKIHNVLYPYRFTKEMVHSMQVLQQVDNKFIACLMSTKMEENGKAVETLTPRAVWKSWG is encoded by the exons ATGATCAAGTGTTTGTCAGATGAAGTACAAGCCAAATTGCGTTCCGGTTTGGCCATAATCTCCTTAAGCCAATGTGTTGAGGAACTTATCCTCAATAGTATTGATGCTGAAGCAAAATGTGTGGCCATCAGAGTGAATATGGAAACCTTCCAAGTTCAAGTGATAGACAATGGGTTTGGGATGGCGGGTGATGATGTAGAGAAGGTGGGAAACCGGTATTTTACTAGTAAATGCAACTCAATACAGGACTTGGAGAACTCAAAGTTTTATGGTTTCCGAGGAGAGGCCTTGGCAAGTATAGTTGACATGGCTAGTACTGTGGAAATTTTATCCAAGAAAAACACAACTATGAAAACCTTTGTGAAAATGTTTCAGAATGGAAAAGCCCTAAATGTTTGTGAAGCTGATTTGACTAGACCAAGTGTGGGAACAACAGTAACAGTGTATAACCTGTTTTCCCAGTTCCCTGTGAGGAGGAaaagcatggaccccagactagaGTTTGAGAAGGTTAGGCAGAGGGTAGAAGCCATCTCACTCATGCAcccttccatctctttctctttgagGAACGATGTTTCTGGTGCCATGGTCCTCCAACTCCCCAAAACCAAAGATATATGTTCTCGGTTTTGTCAAATTTATGGACTGGGCAAGTCCCAAAAGTtaagagaaatacattttaaatataaggaGTTTGAGTTCAGTGGCTACGTTAGCTCTGAAGCACACTACAATAAGAATATGCAGTTTCTGTTTGTGAACAGAAGACTAGTTCTAAGGACAAAGTTGCATAAACTCATTGactttttattaagaaaagaaagcattataTGCAGGCCAAAGAATGGCTCTGCCAGTAGACACATGAATTCAAGTCCTCGGCATCGCTCTGCCTCGGAACTCCATGGGATATATGTAATCAATGTGCAGTGCCAGTTCTGTGACTATGACGTGTGCATGGAGCCAGCCAAAACTCTGATTGAGTTTCAGAACTGGGATACCCTGTTGATTTGTATTCAGGAAGGAGTGAAAAGgtttttaaagcaagaaaaacTATTTGTAGAATTATCAGGTGAAGATATTAAGGAATTTAACGACGATAATGATTTCAGTTTGTTGGGAGCTACCCTTCAAACACATGTATCTACTCATGAGATGTGTGAACAGAGCAGTTTCCAGGAAGCATGCAATCATATTTTGGATTCCTATGAAATGTTCAATTTGCAGTCAAAAACTGTGAAAAGAATAGCTACCATAGAAAATACAAACCCACAAAATTCTGGGGCTTCAGAAGCTAtcagaaaaaagacaaatgacTCATCACGCCATTGTGAAGCAGATGGCCTGGGCGGTAGTAAGATGATAGAGCCATCATCACCCAGCAAAAACAGCGCTCACTCAGAATCAAGGGTGTTGCAGGAAGCAGCACAATCAGGAGAAAACGAGGAACATCAGAAGTCTTTCTTGGAACATAGGAGGGCCTCAGAAAGTCCACCTGGAACTAGCCCAAAAATGTTTCCAAACCCTATTCGGACACATCATCTCTTTGAGAAGGGCAAGGCAGAactagaaacacagaaaataagtACTGCTGTTAATGTCATGGCTGCCGACATTCCCCAATATGGTGGGATTCAGAGTCCACTGGAGAAATGTAAAGAAGCTACCAAAGTGGGGTACCAACCTCTGCCTTTTGAGACAACAGCATTTAGAGTAcatgatacacagagaaagaaggaaaaaggaagaaaagagcctAGTAGTCATGGAAGAGTAAATGTTTTTAGTTATGGACAAGTTAAATTGTGCTCCACCGGCTTTATAACTCATGTGGTACAAAAGGAGCACACTAAGTCAGCCGAAGCCGAACATTCATTTAAAAGTTATGTTCGACCTGGTCCTGTAAGTGCCCAAGAAACATTTGGAAATAGAGCACACCACGCAGTTGAGACTCTAGGAAATAATGATTTTACAAGCACTTTAAATAAAGAACCTGCTCATCTGCTCCACAAAAAATTGCGCAGGACAAATGCAAGTTATGGGACAGAGGACAACCCAGCAGCAGCGGATGAGAACTTGACTCTCTTTCAGGAAAGTGGCACAGGATCCCACAGAGATTGCTTTTTGCCTGATACATCCTCCTTCCCATGGTATAGATATGCTTCAAATAAGAAAACAGATAAGATGATGTGTTCCTCCAAACACGTAGTCCATAGGAAGCTAAGCCTGCGTTCACAAGTAGGATCTTTAGAGAAGTTTAAGAGGCAGTATGGGAAGGTTAACAGTTCTCTAGATACAGAGGGGGACAGTAACACCGAAGTCAGGACCCATCGAGATGCTCGGGTGGAAACTGGCATTCTACTGAAAGACAAGGACCACTTAGATACGTCTGATGGTGGTGAGAGCACTGCTGTGGACCCCAGCGATTCACATGATGCTTGTCAACCAGCAAGTCACATCCCATTCTCAGAGACATTTCCATTTTCCAAAGAAGACTACTTAGGACAGATGCCTCATCTGAGAGAAAGTCCCATTACTCTGACAGAATTATCTCACTGTCGCAGAAAACCTTCCAATGTGGAGAAGTCCGCTGAATCACTAGCTTCTAAGTTATCCAGACTGAAAGGTTCCGAAAAAGAGATGCAAACAATGGAGATGACAGACTACATCAGCGAACTTCCAGATTCGGGTTCCAGTTGGACAGACAGTAGCCGGGCTGCTAGGTCAGACTTACATGCTTGtgaattacttaaaaataaacatgaaaaaatagaGAGTGGCATGCTCCTAATACCGGACCCTGCCACACACGATAATTCCAGCCATGACAGTGCCATACATTCTAAAAATATAATGGATGGCACAGAGAGACGAGAAACTCCTTTGCTGCTGTTACCCTGCAATGACTCTGAAATCAGTAAAGATTCAGATGTTCTCACCAGGTCTTCAGAACAGCATACAGGAAGTCCTGATCCTCCCCATAGAATGACCATGAGTCAGGTAGAAGACAGCACTGCCAGCCAAGGTGGAACTTGTTCCCAAAATGAAGAATCTAAAGCGAGATCATGTTCCACAAATGAAGACTCAAATTCATATTGTATGGGTTGGCAGCAGCATTTTGATGTAACTCTGGGAAGAATGGTTTACATCAACAGAACAACAGGACTTAGCACGTTTGTTGCTCCTACTGAAGACATCAAGACTGCTTGTACTAAAGACCTGACAACTGTGGCTGTGGATGTCCTACTTGGGAATG ggGTTCAGTACAGGTGTCATCCTTTTAGAAGCGATcttattcttcctttccttccaagagcccaggaagagaggactaTGTTGAGACAGAACGACAGAG ACGCTGTGGGTGCTGCTGCTGTCAGTGAGTCACTTCAGTCTTTATTTTCAGAATGGAACAATCCAGTATTTGCCCGTTACCCAGAG GTTGCTGTTGATGTCAGCAGTGGCCGGGCTGAGAGCTTAGCAGTTAAAATTCACAACGTACTCTATCCGTATCGCTTCACCAAAGAAATGGTTCATTCAATGCAG GTTCTCCAGCAAGTGGACAACAAGTTTATTGCCTGTTTAATGAGCACGAAAATGGAAGAGAATGGCAAAGCAG